The sequence below is a genomic window from Deltaproteobacteria bacterium.
GTCACCGCCTCCGCGATGTCGTACACCAGTTCGCGCGACTCGTTGAGCAAAAAGCCAACGGTCATGGCTCCCAGTTCGGTGGCCGCCATGCCGAGACAGGTCTCGTGATCGGTGAGCCGCGACAGCTCACTCATAATGACGCGGATGTACTGGCAGCGCGGCGGCACCTCGATGCCGAGCAGCTTCTCGACCGCCAGCGCGTAGCCGACGTTGTTGATCAGCGGCGAGGCGTAATTGAGCCGGTCGGTGTAGGGGATCACCTGGGTCCACGTCCCCTGCTCCGCCATCTTCTCGAAGGCGCGGTGGAGATACCCGACCTCAACATCGCAGTCGACCACCACCTCGCCATCGAGCCTCAAGTTGAACTTGACCGTGCCGTGGGACGCCGGATGGGACGGGCCCATCTGGATCTCCATGATCTCTTCGGTCGGATCTATTTCAGCGGGCGCGAACGGCCGGGCGGGATCAGCCATTGAACTTCCAATCCTGCGCGATCGGATCGCGTTCGGGAATGAGCGGCTGGCGCTTATCGACGGGATAGTCCTTGCGCAGCGGGTGGCCAACGAACTCGGGATACATGAGAATACGGCGCAAATCGGGATGACCGGAGAAACGGATCCCAAACATGTCCCACATTTCGCGTTCCATCCAGTTCGCCGACTTCCACAGCGGCGCCAGCGACGGAACCACCGGATCTTCCTCCGGCACGCTCACCTTCACCCGCAGCCGATATCCGTGCTGCAGCGACACGAGATGACACACCCAGTCGAAGCGCGGGGTTTGACCGAGACGATCCACCGCCGTCTCGTCCATGAGGAAGTTGAAGGCGAACTCCGGCCGATCACGCAGTTGTTGGAAGGTCTCGAAGCTGTCCTCGCGGCGGATGACGATGGTCTCGTCGCCACAGTCGCTGTGATTCGCCACGATGCGCTCACCGAAGACTTCCAGCAGACGCGGCAGGAGCGGCGCTATTCCCATTCGAGCGCCCCCTTCCGCCACACGTAGAGCAAACCCAATCCGAGGATGCCGATGAACATCAGCATCTCGCCGAAGCCGAACCAGCCGAGGCGCCGGAACAACACTGCCCACGGGTACATGAACACCACCTCGATATCGAAGACGATGAAGAGGATGGCGGTCATGTAGAATTTCACCGAGAAGCGCCCCCACGCCGGGCCGCTGGATTCGTTGCCGCATTCGAAAGTCTCGAGCCGGATCGCATTGTGACTCTTCGGCCCCAACAGCTTGCCGAGCAGAATCATCACGACTACGACCGTCCCCGCGAGCGCGAACGTCACCAGCACTGGGAGATATTCAGCAGTCATCCGACTAAGCAATTCGCGTGAATTTGCGACGCGCGGCGTCGGGCACCGGGTCTATCAAAGGTCGGCACGAAGTCAAGGTTGAGAGAGCGGTGATCGGACCGATCGGACCGATCTGTCCGATCGGTCTGATCCTGTGCTTGACACCGCGATGGATTACAGTTTGTGTACGCAGCGCTTTGAGCGGGGAATCGACGATGGCAACGCAGAGCAAGAAGAAATCAGCGGCGACCAGCCCGGTGACGCCGACGCTGGACAATCCGCTCGCCGACCCAAGCCCGGCGGCGGACCCGCCCACCGAAGCGAACCCCACCGGCGCCTACGACCAGACCCTGCTGCAAGCCGAAGAGCTGCGCCGCCGCCCATACACCGCCGCCGGCACGCTGCAGATTCTCCGCCAGCACGCCAAGGGTCGCATGACCGTGTGGGAGCGCATCGACGTCTTGCAAGACAAAGACTCGCGCCCGGCGGTGCTCTACCAAAACTGGGGTCGCAACCTCGACGGCGCGTCGATCGTCACCGCGGTGGTCAAGATTCGCGGTCGCGATGTTGCGCTCTACGGCCACGACTTTACGGTGCGTGCGGGCTCGATGGACGCGACCAACGGACGCAAGTTGGCCAACCTCATCTACCTAGCCGGAAAGCGCGGCATTCCCTTGATCGGCATGAACGACAGCGCCGGCGCGTTCGTGCCGGCTGGGATCGGCGGCCTCGACGGCTACGCGGAAGCGTTCACCGCGCTGCGCAAGATCAGCGGCGTCGTGCCGAGCATCATGTGCATGTTCGGCTTCAACGCCGGCGGCGGCGCCTACCTGCCGCGCCAGGGCAGTTTCATGATCCAACCGGCGAACACGTTCTTCGGCCTCACCGGCCCGGTGGTGGTCAAGAGCGCGCTGGGCGAAGACGTTACCCCCGACGATCTCGGCGGCCCCAAGGTCCACGGCGCAAGCGGCGTCTCGGATATCACCGTGGCCGACGAAGTGGCCGCGCTGCGCACAGCGCAGCGGTTGCTCGGCTACCTGCCGGACTCCAGCAAGGTGGCGCCGCCGTTCGAGAGCACGTCCGATCCGATGGATCGTCGCACCACCGAAATCGACACCCTGCTGCGTAAGGCGTTCAACTCGCCCACCGGCTTCAACACTCCGCTCGACGTCACCATTCTCATTCAGCAGGTGTGCGACCACGGCGACTACTTCGAAATCCAACCCGACCGAGCGCGCAATGCGATCACCGCATTCGGCCGACTCGCTGGCAACGTGGTCGGCTTCGTCGCCAACAACAGCGCGGTCGCCAGCGGTCAGATCGATATCGATGCAGCCTACAAGATCGCCCGCTTCGTGCGCTTCTGCAGCGTCTACAACGTACCCGTCATCTTCATGGAAGACACCACCGGCTTCCTACCCGGGCGCGATCAAGAGAGCCGCGGTATTGTGCAAGCCGGCCGCGCGATGCTCGACGCTATCATCGATCTGCGCACACCGCGCATCCTGCTCATCATCCGCAACGCCTTCGGCGGTGCGTACGCGGCGTTCAACTCCTACGCCGTCGGCGCCGACATCGTGCTGGCGCTGCCCACCACGCGAGTGGCCGTCATGGGTACTGCGGGCAAGGAGTACACGTACAAGAAGGAGCTGCAGGAACTGCGCGCCAGCGCCGCACAACGACTCGACGAACTCATTGCCGCGCGCGTCAAAGCCGGCAGCCCGCCGAAGGTTGCGGCGGAAGCAGCGCAGAAGGAAGTAGCGGATTGGCTGCGCGCCAAAGAAGCGGAGTTCAACCAACGCTACGAAAAAGAACTGATGAACCCGCGCGAGGCGCTCAGCCTCGGGTCAATTTCGGAGATCGTGATGCCGACCGATCTGCGGGCCGTGCTGGGACGCAACCTCGAGTTCCTGCTCCGCCGTTACGAACCCGGTCCCTGGCAGTCGATCCAGCGGGAGTTTCATTGATGCTGCCGCCCAAGCACGATCCGACCACGCGCAACCCGGCGATCCATCGCGACCGCCGGCTGGGTCAATCGCCGTCCGAATGGATTCGTTCATTCGCCTGCGACGACATGGGCGTGCTCATCGTCTGCCGCGGTCCAATTCGCAAAGAAGCGATCGATGTTTTTCGCGAGATGGGGATGACCAACGTCGGCATCTTGATCTCCGAACGCGATAGCATCGTTTTCCCACGCGCGTTGTCGCCGGAACTGCGGATCATGGACCCCAAGAACGTCCATCCGATCCCCGACTACACCGGTACGACCAAGGAAGAACGCGAGCAGCGCATCGCCCAAATGATCGCGATCTGCCGTGAGCACGGCTACCGGTACATCTTCGCAGGTTACGGATTCATGGCCGAGGACGCATCGTTCGTCCGCGCCCTCGAACACGCCGGCCTCACCTTCATCGGACCCGGCTCGCACACGCAGGAAGCGGCTGGTGCGAAGGACGAGGCCAAGCGCACAGCCATCGCGAATCAAGTTTCAGTGACGCCGGGCTTGAACAACGCAACCGCTCGCACGTTGCTCCGCAAGTACCCGGATCGGGCCGCGCTCGCCAAGCTCGTCAAACAGAACGGCCTGACGGTACCGGAGGTGGGCGATCAGAAGCTCGCGCTGGAAGCGCTCGCCGACTGTGTACTCGCCGCCGCCTATGCGAAACATCTCGATCTGTTCACCGTCGAGGAGTTGGCCGAGCAACTCCGCGCCGAGGCCGAGCAGTTGATCGCCGAAAATCCCGGCCGGCGCTTCCGCCTGAAGGCCATCGGAGGCGGCGGCGGCAAAGGCCAGCGGATTTTCTCTGAAGCTAACGTTGTTCCGGGACTCGCACGCGAAGTCCTCAACGAGGTCAAAGCCACCGGCGTCGGCGACAACAAGAACATGCTCATCGAGTTGAACGTTGAGCAGACCCGTCACAACGAGATCCAGATCCTCGGCAACGGCAAGTGGTGCGTGGCGCTTGGCGGACGTGACTGCTCCTTGCAAATGCACGAGCAAAAACTGGTCGAAGTCTCGATCACCCAGGAAGGCCTCACCGCTGCGATCGCGCAGGCGCGCGCCGCGGGCGACACACGCAAGGCGCGCGTGCTGGAGTCCGACCTCGCGGTGCTCCAACGCATGGAAGCGGAAGCCGAGCGGTTCGGCGCCGCCGTCCAGCTTGATTCGGTTTCAACCTTCGAGTGCATCGTCGAAGGCGCGCAGCACTATTTCATGGAGGTCAACACCCGCATCCAGGTCGAGCACCGCGTCTCCGAACTGTGTTACGGGTTGCGCTTCAGCAATCCCAGTGACGCGACCGATTGTTTCGATGTTCACTCGCTGGTGGAGGTCATGGCACTGGTCGCGAAACACAGGTCGCGCCTGCCCAAACCGACACGTGTCCAGCGCGACGTAGCCGCCATCGAGGTCCGTCTCAACGCCACCGATCGCGCGCTCAACCCCGCCGCCGGCGGCGTGATCATCTCGTGGTCCGACCCCATCGAAGGCGAGATTCGCGACGATCAAGGGATCTCGATTAAGAACCCCGACACGGACCTCTTCATGCGCTACCGGTTGGCCGGTGCCTATGACTCCAACGTTGCCCTCCTGCTGGCCACCGGCGACAGCCGCCGCGAAAGTTTCGCGCGCGTCACTGAGATCCTGCGCCGCACGACCTTGCGCGGCATCGATCTCGCCACCAATCGTGAGTTTCTGTTCGGCATCGCCACCTGGTTTCTCAGCCGCGACGTGTGGGCCAAGCCAACGACGAAATTCGTCGTGCCGTATCTCACGCTCATCGGTGAGCTCACCGGCGAAGCGCAAGCAATCGACTTCGACTACGCGTTTCAACAAATCGCGCGCCAGACCACCGCCGCTGCCGGCGGCAACGACCGCACCGTGGCCGCGACCGGCCAAGTCATCGCGCTAAAGGAGACGCTGCTCGAACGACCACTCGCGCTGTTGATCGAGGAGCCGCACTTTCTTTCCGCGTGGCTCAGCGAGCATCGGCTCGCCTTCGACATCGCGAGCGGACGCGTGGTGTGGAAGCGCAATCCGGTCGAAATCCTCGCCGCGACCTATCACTTGCTCCATCTCGACGATCAACACGGCGAACCAGCCGCGCACCGCATTTGGGACCACGATCATCAGCTTTTGACCACCGCCCTCTCCTTCTATGCGCAGCTCGCCGCGCGCGTACCGAAGGGCATGGCGTGGGCGGAACTGAACGACGTGCTGCGCGCCGAGGCGCCGTCATTCGGCTTCGACGCGGCGACGTGGCCGAAGGTGCGGGCGGCGCACATCGGGCACCAACTCGGCCTCGAAATCCTCGCCGTCCTGCCGATGATGGCAGCCAAGGTCGATTTCTATGGGCTCACGCTCAACGACGACCTCAGCGTGACCATCCCGGCGCGCTTGCTCGACTCCTCCCATCAGGAAGCGATGCGCAAAGTACTCGTGCCGCCGCCGAGCACGAAGGCCGACGAGATCGTCGCCGCCATGGGCGGCACCTACTACTCGCAGGAGGCGCCCGGTTTCCCTTCGTTCGTCACCAAAGGCGCGCACTTCGATCGCGGCGATCCGCTCTACATCATCGAAGTGATGAAGATGTTCAACAAAGTCTACGCGCAGTTCTCGGGCACCATCGATGAGATGCTGATCGCCGAGAGCGGCGTCGTCGTGCGCAAAGGCCAGCCGCTCTTCAAGGTCACCCCAGACGAGCGGATCGTCGAAGAAGATCCCAACACCAAGCACGCCCGCATTCGGGCGAACACTGACTCCTATCTCGCCAAGCTACTCTGAAGCCTCGGCGCCAGAACCGCGCGAGCGGCCGCGATTGTTCATTGCTTGCACTGCCTGCCAGACGACGATCGCCAAGATCGAGGCGTGGCCGAAGGCGTGGACCAGCAGGCCGCACGTGAAACGCCGGTCGATCTGAATCAGCGCGAGGCCGGCGATGCACCACAACACCACTGGCAGACGCAATCGGCTCCAGCCCATCCACACGAACACCGCCGGCAGCAGGAACACGTAGTGATGATACCAGAGCACGTTGGGCAGTAGCGTCATCCCGAAGATCACTACAATGAGCAGCGGCTCGGTATCGCGCGTCCGCTGCGCGGCGAACGCGCTCACCATCCACATCACCGCGACGTAGACCGTCAGTACGCGCTGCACCGTTGCGGCACTCCCTCCGCCAATCCAGTTGTACTGAATCAACTTGGCCACGAACGATTGTGAGTTGGCCCCGAGCGGAAACTCGTTGGTCAGCGCGCGAAACGCTTCGCCGTAAGTCACGAACGGTTGAATGCCATAGGCTGCGATCGTGATTGCGCTCAGTGCGAACAGCGCGACGGCGGCGCCGGCGATCACCCCCCGATTGCGGCGATTGCGATTGATCGCGAAGTAGCCGAGGAGCGCGGCGGGCGTCACCTTCGTCGCGATGGCAAGCGCCAGCGATGCACCCGCAACCAGGGGTCGCGACGACTCCCAGTACAGCGCGAAGCACAGCATGGACAGGGTGACCACGTTGATCTGGCCGATGTGCAGCAACTCCAGATAGGGAGCGAACCCCAACGCCAGCACGTACCACCACCACACGGTTCGCGACCGGTATCCGGCGCGCGCCGCCAGCATGCTGATCGCCACGCTCAACAGTACGGTGTTGATGGCCGCAAACACCACCGCCTGGAAGACCAGCGGCGCGATCGGCGCGAACGCTTGCACGATCAGCAGCGACGGCGGCGGATACAGGAACGCCGCGCCGATGTCGCGGATCGCGTAGGGATCGCGTCCGTTCTGCGCGTCACCGAGCGCCCGTTCGTAGAGACGAAAGTCCTGCAGCAGAAAACGCGGCAGCGGCTTGACCGCGAGAAACTGCGCTTCGGTCCGCAGTCCGAGCCCAACGTAGGCGACGAGGACCGGGACCAACCACCATCGCCGCACGGTCGCACGCAGGCGTGGCTCACGAATCGCGGCGCGGGTCGTCACCGGTGTCGCGGCGCGGGTTGTCACCGGAGTCGCGGCGCGGGTTGTCACCGATGGACCGCTGCGACGCTACTCGTCGCGGCTGAGGTAGGTGTATTCCTGCAAGCCCTGCTCGTAGTGCCGGCGCAGGCGGGCGGAGTCTTCGAGACTGATTTGGCCCGCGCGCATCGCCACCTCGATGGTGCGCCGTACCTTCTCGATCAGCGTTCCTTTGTCGTACTGCACGTACTGCAGCACTTCGGTGACCACGTCGCCTTCGACGACGTGCTCGACTTCGTAGCGCCCGTCGGGACCAAGGCGCACGTGCACCGCGTCGGTATCGCCGAACAGGTTGTGCAGATCACCGAGAATCTCCTGATACGCGCCGACGAGGAACACCCCGATGAAGTACGGCTGGCCGTTCCAAGGATGCAACTCCAGCACGTCTTTCACGTCGCGCTGATCGATGAACTTGTCGATCTTGCCGTCGCTATCGCAGGTGAGATCGGCAAAGATTCCGCGCCGCGTTGGCTTCTCTTCGAGCCGATGGATCGGCATCACCGGAAAGAGTTGCTTCACCGCCCAATGGTCGGGCGCCGACTGGAAGACGGAGAAGTTGCCGTAGTACGTGTCGGCGAGCCCCTTCTCAAGCGGTTCCAAATCATCGGGCACGTAGGGCAGCTCGCGCACGATGCGAAGAATCTTTTCGCAGCAATCCCAGAACAGCCGCTCCACGCGCGCCCGCCCGCGCAGATCGAGGTAGCCGAGCGAGAACAACTCCCCGGCTTCCTCTTTGAGCTGCAGGCTGTCGTGATACGCCTCTTGCACGTTCTTCTGCGACACCGTCGCCCAAATCTCGGCGAGATCCTTGATCACCTTGTGGTCGCCGTCGCCCACCGGTTCCGGCTGCTTACCCGACAGCATCTCATGAACGCCGAGCACATCGAAGATCAGCACCGAGTGATGCGCGGTCATCGCGCGGCCGGCTTCGGTGACGATGTCGGGGTGCGGGATGTGCTCCTTCTCGCACGCCTCCTGAATCGACGCCACCACGTCGTTGGCGTACTCCTGCACGGAATAGTTCATCGACGAATGGAAGTTGGTCTGCGAGCCGTCGTAGTCCACCCCGAGGCCGCCGCCGACATCGACGTAGCGCGGCGTCGCGCCCATCTGGAACAGGCCGGCAAACACGCGGCCGGCTTCGCGCAGGGCGTCCTTGTGCGCGCGGATCGCGGTGATCTGCGAGCCGATATGGAAGTGCAACAGTTCGAGGCAATCGAGCATCTCGGCCGCGCGCAGCGCTTCGACCGCCTCGACCATCTCGACGGCGGTGAGACCGAATTTCGAGCGGTCGCCGGTCGACTCGACCCATTTGCCGGCGCCTTTGGTGGTCAGCCTCGCCCGCACGCCGATGTGCGGCCGGATGCTCAGCTCCTTCGAGGTCTTGATGATGAGGTCGACTTCGCGGAAGCGGTCGACGACGATGATCGGCGTGCGCCCCAGTCGTTGCGCCAGCAGTGCGGTTTCGATGTACGCACGATCCTTGTAGCCGTTGCAGATGATGAGCGCACCGGGGGTATCGAGGACCGCCAGCGCGATCAACAGTTCCGGCTTGCTGCCGGCTTCGAGCCCAACGCCCTGCGCCGCGCCGTACTGGACGATCTCCTCGACCACGTGGCGCTGCTGGTTGACCTTGATCGGATACACCCCGCGGAACTTGCCATTGTAGCCGTACTCACCGATCGCCTTCTCGAATGCCCCGCACAACCCCTGCACGCGCGCCGCGAGGATGTCGGAGAAGCGCACCAACAACGGGGGGCGCAAGCCACGCTGTTCGAGGTCTTGCACGAGGTCGAGCAGGTCGACGCCCGGCCCGCCGTTGCCGCGCGGCAGCACCTCGACGTGGCCATGATCGTTGACCGTAAAGAACCCCGCGCCCCAATTGCCGACGTTATAGAGCTCACTGCTATCGCGAACGGTCCATCCTCGCATCGTGGTCGCGTCTCCCTCTGCGCCTTCGCCCGAGTTGTCGCTCCTCTATAGCGCCTCTGGCCACAGTCGCAACTGAAATTGAAGCGGAAGACCAGAAGATGAACCGTCATCTCCGTTCAGGTGTAGGGGCGACGCATGCGTCGCCCTCCGTTTTCTCCGCAGTCGACGCGTCCATTCGCGGGCGACGCATGCGTCGCCCCTACGAGGAACAAGGCCTCGGGTTGGGGGGCGTTCTTGGCGCCGTCGCGGTGAAGCTACTATCTCCTGAGGCTAACCCGCCTTGACTTGCGCGAGTCCCTTCGGCACCCGTCAGGCATGCTCTCTGCGCGCGCACTCGTCACCCTGATCGTTCTCGCCAATGCTGCAACCGCCGCTGTCGCCGCCGAAGTTTCGCGCCGCACGCCCGTCGTCGAGGCGGTCGAGAAGGTCAGCCCGGCGGTGGTGAACATCTCCACCGAACAGGTCGTCGAGCAACGCAGCAGCCCGTTCGGGAACCTTCGCGATCCGTTCTTCGAAGAATTTTTCCGCGACTTCGGCGAGTCGCGCCGCGGGCGCATCACTAAGACCAGCCTCGGTTCAGGCGTCATCATCCGACCCGACGGCTACATCCTCACCAACCAACACGTGATCCTGCAAGGCAGCCGCATCCACGTCACCCTCGCCGGCGAGCGCGAGTTCGAGGCGACGCTGGTCGGTGCCGATTCGGATTCGGACCTCGCCATCCTTAAAGTGAAGAGCGCGGACGATCTGCCGCATGTCGCGATGGGACGCTCGGACGATCTGATGGTCGGCGAAACCGTGATCGCCATCGGCAACCCGTTCGGCCTATCGCACTCGGTCACCACCGGTGTGCTGAGCGCCATCGACCGCACGCTGCAAACGGAAGGGCAAACGTACTACGACTTCCTGCAAACCGACGCGTCGATCAATCCGGGCAATTCGGGCGGCCCGCTGCTCAACCTCAATGGCGAATTGATCGGTATCAACACCGCGATCTATCAGAAGGCGCAAGGCATCGGCTTCGCGATTCCGGTCGATCGCGCCCGCCGCATCGTCAACGACCTGATCAGCTTCGGCGAAGTGCAAGTGCCGTGGGTGGGAGCCCTCGTGCAAAACCTGACGCCCGAGTTGGCGCACCACTTCGGCGTCCGCCGCGGCGTGCTGGTGCGCGGCGTCGAAACCGACAGCCCAGCCAGCCGCGCCGGACTCGAGCGTGGCGATCTCATAGTGGCGCTCGATGGCCACGAGGTCCGCTCCAGCGACGAGTACGAACAACGCGTGCGCGACCACACCGCCGACAGTCAGCTCCGCTTCAACCTCACGCGCGACGGTGCCGAGCGCACGGTCACGGTGCAGGCGAGTCAGTATCCGCTCGACCGCGCCGACGATCTCGCTTGGCAACTGCTCGGCGTGCAAGTGCACGAAGCGCGCGACGGCATGGCCGTGCGCCGCGTCCGGCCAGGCAGCAGCGCCGCCCGCATCGGCATGGCGCCAGGCGACTACCTCGTCGGCCTCGGCGGCGTTGCGTTCAAAGACCTCGCCGGGTTTCGCAAGAAGATGATCGAAGTGCGCCAGTCACAGAGCGTGCTGCTCAGCGTCCAGCGCGGCCATCGCATCTACAACGTCATGGTGCCGCTCGGCGAACGCGACGCGTAGCCGAGTGTTGGAGAGCGCGAAGCATCATCACCGGGACAGCGAGCCATGAGGCTTCTCTTCCTCACCACTGGCAGACGGCGGTGAGGGAGCCGCCGCCACATCAGCCGTAGGGTCCGCTGCGCGGACCGTCCTTCTTCGATCGCGCTGCGATCGCACACCACGAGAAATGTCCGCACAGCGGACCCTACGAGACTAGATCGCGATTTTCAGCGCGATCTCCTCGAATGGGACCTGCGGGACCTTGACCGTGCGGCTGCCCCGCGCCTGTTTCGCGACTCGCACCAACCCATGTCGCTCCAGAATCCGAATGTCCTCTTGCACGTTCTTGAGATCGCGGCCCGCCATGCTGGCCAGCTCATAGATCGAACGCGGCTGCCGAGTTCTGATCGTTCGCAGCAAGCCTAGCCGTTCGCGCGTCAGAAAATTGCGCACCGCTTCGAGGCTGGTAAAAGCGACGATCTCCCTCGGCGCAACGCGCCGGCCACTTCGCGCTGCCGCGAAGGCTTTCTTGAAGCGCTTCAGTCCTTCAGTGAACGGTTCGACGGTAAACGTGACGGTCTTCATTGCTCTCCTCCGATCAGCCGTTGCACGTCCGCCATGAAATCGGCGAGGAGACGTGCGACGCCAACGAACTCGTAGGGATGTTGCGTACGCCCAATGTGCCGATGGTGACCTTTGGGATGATGGTTGTCATAGAGAATCGTGGGCGCGTGACCGCCAGCGAGGATGAGCGCCAAGCGTAGCGGACGCCGTCGGGCTGCCGAGCGTTCGGAGCGACTCGCCATATCACCATCTCGCGGAGGTTTCCGCTCTCGTCGGTCATCTTCTCTCGGAGGACTAGTGTCGCCCTGCCACCCATCACCGCGCCTTACATGGCCTCTCATACCATGTAGCAGGAAGGTCTGCCAGTTCCGTTTTCCTTTCACCGGTCGGCTCGCTTTCGTCACGGCGGGACCGCGTTCGGTCAATCGCGGTAGTGTAGGGTTTATGAGATCACGGAATCGTACCGCTGGCCGCACAAGAGCAACTGATTGACCCGGAGTCTGGAGTAGGGTGCGAAATGGACCCTAAGCAGTGTCCGACGACCGACGTGCCGTCCGGTTGTGACACCGTACAGGGCTCTCCAGGAGTGCAACAGGGGCGCGGAGTGGGTGTCGGCGTTGGTGTTCGAGTACAGGCAAGGGCGATGATCACGAACGGGGTTCCATTGATGATGACCGTCGCGCCAGGTGTCACAGGGCACGACTCGAAAACTCCGATCACAGGCGGAGTTCCAATGTCCGGCGGGGTCGCCGTCGGAGCGCCGATCAGACGTTTGGTGTCATCCTCGCCGCATGCCACGATGGCGAAGCTGATGCAAAGCAGAAGTAGCGCGCGGCGCACGACTTCCCATACTACCAGTGGCGCAGAATCGGCAAGCAGGTCAGTGGAACAGCAGGATGGTGGACCCAAATGCGGCGCGCGGACGCGCGCGATAGGTAGGCATTGGGCGCCGCTAGAGTAGCAGTCATGAGAGTCTGTGAAGGAATCTCCTCAGTGGAGCGACGCTCCACCCCTCAAGATCAAACCGCGCCAGGGCGCACCACTCTTGAGGGCGGAGCGGTGCTCCGCCCTTCCCCTCAACGGATGCCTATCGACTGGCCAGCGCTTGCGCAGAGCGTCCTCACAGTCCGTGATGCGGCAGCAAGTCGGCGGCGCTGATGCGGCCGTCGGCGTTGACGTCGGCTTCCGCGCCTGACACGACCGCGCCGCCGCCACTGCTGATCGCCGCATCGCCGTCGCCATCGAACAGCTCAGCG
It includes:
- a CDS encoding biotin carboxylase — protein: MLPPKHDPTTRNPAIHRDRRLGQSPSEWIRSFACDDMGVLIVCRGPIRKEAIDVFREMGMTNVGILISERDSIVFPRALSPELRIMDPKNVHPIPDYTGTTKEEREQRIAQMIAICREHGYRYIFAGYGFMAEDASFVRALEHAGLTFIGPGSHTQEAAGAKDEAKRTAIANQVSVTPGLNNATARTLLRKYPDRAALAKLVKQNGLTVPEVGDQKLALEALADCVLAAAYAKHLDLFTVEELAEQLRAEAEQLIAENPGRRFRLKAIGGGGGKGQRIFSEANVVPGLAREVLNEVKATGVGDNKNMLIELNVEQTRHNEIQILGNGKWCVALGGRDCSLQMHEQKLVEVSITQEGLTAAIAQARAAGDTRKARVLESDLAVLQRMEAEAERFGAAVQLDSVSTFECIVEGAQHYFMEVNTRIQVEHRVSELCYGLRFSNPSDATDCFDVHSLVEVMALVAKHRSRLPKPTRVQRDVAAIEVRLNATDRALNPAAGGVIISWSDPIEGEIRDDQGISIKNPDTDLFMRYRLAGAYDSNVALLLATGDSRRESFARVTEILRRTTLRGIDLATNREFLFGIATWFLSRDVWAKPTTKFVVPYLTLIGELTGEAQAIDFDYAFQQIARQTTAAAGGNDRTVAATGQVIALKETLLERPLALLIEEPHFLSAWLSEHRLAFDIASGRVVWKRNPVEILAATYHLLHLDDQHGEPAAHRIWDHDHQLLTTALSFYAQLAARVPKGMAWAELNDVLRAEAPSFGFDAATWPKVRAAHIGHQLGLEILAVLPMMAAKVDFYGLTLNDDLSVTIPARLLDSSHQEAMRKVLVPPPSTKADEIVAAMGGTYYSQEAPGFPSFVTKGAHFDRGDPLYIIEVMKMFNKVYAQFSGTIDEMLIAESGVVVRKGQPLFKVTPDERIVEEDPNTKHARIRANTDSYLAKLL
- a CDS encoding NADH-quinone oxidoreductase subunit C, which gives rise to MGIAPLLPRLLEVFGERIVANHSDCGDETIVIRREDSFETFQQLRDRPEFAFNFLMDETAVDRLGQTPRFDWVCHLVSLQHGYRLRVKVSVPEEDPVVPSLAPLWKSANWMEREMWDMFGIRFSGHPDLRRILMYPEFVGHPLRKDYPVDKRQPLIPERDPIAQDWKFNG
- a CDS encoding DUF2029 domain-containing protein — protein: MTTRAATPVTTRAATPVTTRAAIREPRLRATVRRWWLVPVLVAYVGLGLRTEAQFLAVKPLPRFLLQDFRLYERALGDAQNGRDPYAIRDIGAAFLYPPPSLLIVQAFAPIAPLVFQAVVFAAINTVLLSVAISMLAARAGYRSRTVWWWYVLALGFAPYLELLHIGQINVVTLSMLCFALYWESSRPLVAGASLALAIATKVTPAALLGYFAINRNRRNRGVIAGAAVALFALSAITIAAYGIQPFVTYGEAFRALTNEFPLGANSQSFVAKLIQYNWIGGGSAATVQRVLTVYVAVMWMVSAFAAQRTRDTEPLLIVVIFGMTLLPNVLWYHHYVFLLPAVFVWMGWSRLRLPVVLWCIAGLALIQIDRRFTCGLLVHAFGHASILAIVVWQAVQAMNNRGRSRGSGAEASE
- a CDS encoding acetyl-CoA carboxylase carboxyltransferase subunit; this encodes MATQSKKKSAATSPVTPTLDNPLADPSPAADPPTEANPTGAYDQTLLQAEELRRRPYTAAGTLQILRQHAKGRMTVWERIDVLQDKDSRPAVLYQNWGRNLDGASIVTAVVKIRGRDVALYGHDFTVRAGSMDATNGRKLANLIYLAGKRGIPLIGMNDSAGAFVPAGIGGLDGYAEAFTALRKISGVVPSIMCMFGFNAGGGAYLPRQGSFMIQPANTFFGLTGPVVVKSALGEDVTPDDLGGPKVHGASGVSDITVADEVAALRTAQRLLGYLPDSSKVAPPFESTSDPMDRRTTEIDTLLRKAFNSPTGFNTPLDVTILIQQVCDHGDYFEIQPDRARNAITAFGRLAGNVVGFVANNSAVASGQIDIDAAYKIARFVRFCSVYNVPVIFMEDTTGFLPGRDQESRGIVQAGRAMLDAIIDLRTPRILLIIRNAFGGAYAAFNSYAVGADIVLALPTTRVAVMGTAGKEYTYKKELQELRASAAQRLDELIAARVKAGSPPKVAAEAAQKEVADWLRAKEAEFNQRYEKELMNPREALSLGSISEIVMPTDLRAVLGRNLEFLLRRYEPGPWQSIQREFH
- the speA gene encoding biosynthetic arginine decarboxylase, yielding MRGWTVRDSSELYNVGNWGAGFFTVNDHGHVEVLPRGNGGPGVDLLDLVQDLEQRGLRPPLLVRFSDILAARVQGLCGAFEKAIGEYGYNGKFRGVYPIKVNQQRHVVEEIVQYGAAQGVGLEAGSKPELLIALAVLDTPGALIICNGYKDRAYIETALLAQRLGRTPIIVVDRFREVDLIIKTSKELSIRPHIGVRARLTTKGAGKWVESTGDRSKFGLTAVEMVEAVEALRAAEMLDCLELLHFHIGSQITAIRAHKDALREAGRVFAGLFQMGATPRYVDVGGGLGVDYDGSQTNFHSSMNYSVQEYANDVVASIQEACEKEHIPHPDIVTEAGRAMTAHHSVLIFDVLGVHEMLSGKQPEPVGDGDHKVIKDLAEIWATVSQKNVQEAYHDSLQLKEEAGELFSLGYLDLRGRARVERLFWDCCEKILRIVRELPYVPDDLEPLEKGLADTYYGNFSVFQSAPDHWAVKQLFPVMPIHRLEEKPTRRGIFADLTCDSDGKIDKFIDQRDVKDVLELHPWNGQPYFIGVFLVGAYQEILGDLHNLFGDTDAVHVRLGPDGRYEVEHVVEGDVVTEVLQYVQYDKGTLIEKVRRTIEVAMRAGQISLEDSARLRRHYEQGLQEYTYLSRDE
- the ndhC gene encoding NADH-quinone oxidoreductase subunit A translates to MTAEYLPVLVTFALAGTVVVVMILLGKLLGPKSHNAIRLETFECGNESSGPAWGRFSVKFYMTAILFIVFDIEVVFMYPWAVLFRRLGWFGFGEMLMFIGILGLGLLYVWRKGALEWE